In one Heteronotia binoei isolate CCM8104 ecotype False Entrance Well chromosome 1, APGP_CSIRO_Hbin_v1, whole genome shotgun sequence genomic region, the following are encoded:
- the S100A1 gene encoding protein S100-A1, producing MSSQLESAMEGLIAVFHNYSGKEGDKYKLSKKELKELLQNELSDFLETQKDTSAVDSIMHDLDENGDGEVDFTEFVTMVAGLTVICNAFFCEEA from the exons ATGTCATCTCAGCTGGAAAGCGCGATGGAAGGCCTCATTGCCGTCTTCCACAACTACTCCGGCAAGGAAGGCGACAAGTACAAGCTGAGCAAGAAGGAGCTGAAGGAGCTGCTGCAGAACGAGCTCAGCGATTTCCTGGAG ACTCAGAAGGACACGAGCGCCGTCGACAGCATCATGCACGACTTGGACGAGAACGGCGACGGGGAAGTGGACTTCACGGAGTTTGTAACCATGGTGGCTGGCCTGACCGTGATTTGCAACGCATTCTTCTGCGAGGAGGCATGA